The following coding sequences are from one Zalophus californianus isolate mZalCal1 chromosome 15, mZalCal1.pri.v2, whole genome shotgun sequence window:
- the AVPI1 gene encoding arginine vasopressin-induced protein 1 — MGTPASVVSEPPPWQAPAEARSRKQASANIFQDAELLQIQGLFQRSGDQLAEERAQIIWECAGDHRVAEALRRLRRKRPPRPQALGHSLHHCSRLRMPEPCTPLADPQSGATETASGDQYLNSRRTTARIRRNWKKPGPTSYLHQIRH; from the exons ATGGGCACCCCAGCCTCTGTGGTGAGTGAGCCGCCCCCTTGGCAGGCCCCGGCTGAGGCCCGGAGCCGCAAGCAGGCCTCGGCCAACATCTTCCAGGACGCTGAGCTGCTGCAGATCCAGGGCCTGTTTCAGCGCAGTGGGGACCAGCTGGCCGAGGAGCGGGCACAGATCATCTGGGAGTGTGCAGGAGACCACCGTGTGGCAGAGGCTTTGAGGAGGCTGCGCAGGAAGAGGCCCCCCCGGCCGCAAGCCCTGGGCCACTCACTGCACCATTGCAGCCGGCTCAG AATGCCCGAGCCCTGCACTCCACTGGCTGACCCACAGAGTGGTGCCACGGAGACGGCTTCTGGCGATCAGTATCTGAACTCCAGGAGGACAACTGCCAGGATCCGCCGGAACTGGAAGAAGCCAGGCCCCACAAGCTACCTCCATCAGATCAGACACTGA